In one window of Natrinema halophilum DNA:
- a CDS encoding XdhC family protein, protein MSSERGSSPVVDVDGSANRRPGAKMVIDEQGAGGYPSRATRSIQIRTP, encoded by the coding sequence ATGTCGTCGGAACGCGGTTCTAGCCCGGTCGTCGATGTCGATGGGAGCGCGAACCGTCGCCCGGGAGCGAAGATGGTAATCGACGAGCAGGGTGCCGGCGGATATCCGAGCCGGGCGACAAGGTCGATACAGATACGTACGCCGTAG
- a CDS encoding IclR family transcriptional regulator translates to MTNRLKAIRITFEIVEALSELDGAGVSELAYAIDRPVSTVHDHLKSLEELEYLVQHESEYHVGTKFLEIGQRELHQKRFYKIAKPEIVQLAEETGEFAGLMIEEHNLGVMLHSHKGDNAVDIRSFPGERMPLHSLAAGKVILAHLPEERRAEIIDKNELPAITEETITDPSTLREELLIIRERWFALDQGERIEDVRTLAAPIFDEVGAIVASIAIAVPIHRMDENEFIESMSNPVMRTAIIGGANLKYADA, encoded by the coding sequence ATGACGAATCGTCTCAAGGCCATCCGGATCACATTCGAAATCGTAGAAGCCCTGAGTGAACTTGATGGTGCGGGCGTATCGGAGTTAGCATACGCGATCGACAGGCCTGTTAGCACGGTCCATGATCATCTCAAATCTCTTGAAGAACTTGAGTACCTCGTTCAACACGAATCCGAGTATCATGTGGGGACGAAATTCCTCGAAATCGGCCAACGCGAACTCCACCAGAAGCGCTTCTACAAGATCGCCAAACCCGAAATCGTCCAGTTGGCAGAGGAGACGGGTGAGTTCGCCGGCCTCATGATTGAAGAGCATAATCTCGGCGTCATGCTACACTCGCACAAAGGAGACAATGCTGTCGATATCCGCTCATTTCCTGGGGAGCGGATGCCATTGCACTCTTTGGCTGCCGGCAAAGTGATTCTAGCTCATTTACCAGAGGAACGTCGAGCTGAGATTATCGACAAAAACGAACTTCCGGCGATAACGGAAGAGACGATCACTGATCCGTCAACACTACGTGAGGAGCTTTTGATTATTCGGGAGCGTTGGTTCGCGCTCGATCAAGGCGAGCGGATCGAAGACGTTCGAACCCTAGCCGCGCCGATTTTTGACGAGGTGGGGGCGATTGTGGCTTCCATCGCAATTGCGGTCCCTATTCACCGAATGGACGAAAACGAATTCATCGAATCAATGTCTAACCCAGTCATGCGGACTGCTATCATAGGGGGGGCAAATCTCAAATACGCCGACGCATGA
- a CDS encoding IclR family transcriptional regulator, with product MLTDNTSRQVQSVRTAFHLVNMIQEFNGATLAELVEHHDLAKSTIHNYLATLEGLGYVVNENGTYRLGLRFLTHGMSAKKSVAVQTEVSRSLNAISQEVSSPIWWIVEEVGRANFLEYFGTGSPKRIYGRVGKRSYLHTHAPGKAILAALPDDDVETIIAHHGLPEQTIKTTTDDDALAAELETIRENGYAVSNGEAVLGVESIGVAFTVPNGAVHAVGIFGYSQDLTGESKLMRLQETVINAVAGLEESLHGGGDTHV from the coding sequence ATGCTCACAGATAACACGTCACGGCAGGTTCAGTCGGTCCGGACGGCGTTCCATTTGGTCAACATGATCCAAGAGTTCAACGGGGCTACGCTAGCGGAATTGGTCGAGCATCACGACCTTGCAAAGAGTACCATCCACAACTACCTCGCGACGCTTGAAGGGCTGGGGTACGTCGTCAACGAGAACGGAACCTATCGACTCGGTCTGCGTTTCCTGACCCACGGGATGTCTGCAAAGAAGAGCGTGGCCGTCCAGACGGAGGTCTCCCGATCTCTCAATGCGATCTCCCAGGAGGTGTCGTCCCCGATATGGTGGATCGTTGAGGAGGTCGGTCGAGCTAACTTCCTCGAGTACTTTGGCACGGGATCGCCCAAACGAATATATGGTCGCGTTGGAAAGCGGTCGTATCTGCACACTCATGCGCCGGGAAAGGCTATCCTCGCAGCACTCCCAGATGACGACGTCGAAACAATCATCGCCCATCATGGACTGCCCGAACAGACAATAAAGACTACTACGGACGACGACGCACTCGCCGCGGAACTCGAAACCATTCGCGAAAACGGATATGCAGTCAGTAACGGCGAAGCTGTCCTCGGCGTAGAGTCGATCGGTGTTGCGTTCACGGTCCCAAATGGGGCCGTACACGCGGTTGGGATCTTCGGCTATTCGCAAGACCTCACTGGAGAGAGTAAATTGATGCGGTTGCAGGAGACGGTGATAAATGCCGTCGCTGGCCTTGAAGAGTCGCTACACGGAGGTGGCGATACCCATGTCTAA